A stretch of the Agromyces larvae genome encodes the following:
- a CDS encoding DUF2017 family protein, whose product MIVAGREGGDGVRLVLEAEEAMLLSELADQVDSVLLLGTEDDPALGRLFPNAYPDDASASRDYTRYTRESLVDGKRQAAQSVRDATAAPGDRGLVEIELDQSQAWGWLTFLTDLRLILAERVGVVEEGSDDADESRDDYLRAAYEWAGFVQGSMLEVLDPMP is encoded by the coding sequence ATGATCGTCGCCGGCCGCGAGGGGGGCGACGGAGTCCGCCTGGTGCTCGAGGCCGAGGAGGCGATGCTGCTGTCCGAGCTCGCCGACCAGGTCGACTCGGTGCTGCTGCTCGGCACCGAGGACGACCCCGCGCTCGGGCGGTTGTTCCCCAACGCGTACCCCGATGACGCGTCGGCGTCCCGCGACTACACGCGCTACACCCGTGAGAGCCTCGTCGACGGCAAGCGTCAGGCGGCGCAGTCGGTGCGCGACGCGACGGCCGCACCGGGCGATCGCGGGCTCGTCGAGATCGAACTCGACCAGTCGCAGGCGTGGGGGTGGCTGACGTTCCTCACCGACCTCAGGCTGATCCTCGCCGAACGGGTCGGCGTCGTCGAGGAGGGCAGCGACGACGCCGACGAGTCGCGCGACGACTACCTGCGGGCGGCCTACGAGTGGGCGGGGTTCGTGCAGGGATCGATGCTCGAAGTGCTCGACCCGATGCCCTGA
- a CDS encoding SHOCT domain-containing protein encodes MSFWQSFWDIVWWTIWIFAFFAYLWAVIAIISDLFRDHKLNGWWKAVWIIFLLFFPFITALVYLIARGNGMAERAQKEAAQVQSATDAYIRQTAGASASPSDEIAKAKALLDSGTINQAEYDALKARALSGA; translated from the coding sequence ATGAGTTTCTGGCAGAGTTTCTGGGACATCGTCTGGTGGACGATCTGGATCTTCGCGTTCTTCGCCTACCTGTGGGCGGTCATCGCGATCATCAGCGACCTGTTCCGCGACCACAAGCTCAACGGGTGGTGGAAGGCGGTCTGGATCATCTTCCTGCTGTTCTTCCCGTTCATCACCGCCCTCGTCTACCTGATCGCGCGCGGCAACGGCATGGCCGAGCGGGCGCAGAAGGAGGCGGCGCAGGTGCAGTCGGCGACGGACGCGTACATCCGGCAGACGGCGGGCGCCTCCGCGAGTCCGTCCGACGAGATCGCCAAGGCCAAGGCGCTGCTCGATTCCGGCACGATCAACCAGGCCGAGTACGACGCGCTGAAGGCGCGGGCGCTTTCGGGCGCCTGA
- a CDS encoding AI-2E family transporter, giving the protein MGNVIGQLAPRPLAHGTRVLVTAAAAVVVFAGIWFAQGILAPAAIGAVITIIAVPVYAPLVRRGWPSWLATTAVVAVGWLILAVLALLLFVASAQFVRMLPDYADQFRIAAGGLRSLLASLGLSEAASDAAGSVLSPDTLVAFATSVADTVLGIATAFFFVFAYVIFMAADAARFARLGVAFGRGEPDRIGRRYFSGVRRYYVVNATFGAIVAVLDGLALWWLGIPIPLVWAILAFVTNFVPNIGFVLGLIPPAVLALVVGGWPLALAVIAVYCVVNVVLQVLVQPKFVSDAVDLSLTLSFFSVVFWAFVIGPVGAILSIPLTLLVRALLIAPEGRGGALWRLSGNAAAGAQDAAKHPDASPPIEGGADVVEPETRT; this is encoded by the coding sequence GTGGGCAACGTGATCGGGCAGCTCGCGCCGCGGCCGCTCGCGCACGGCACGCGCGTCCTGGTCACGGCGGCGGCTGCGGTCGTCGTGTTCGCCGGGATCTGGTTCGCGCAGGGCATCCTCGCGCCGGCCGCGATCGGCGCGGTGATCACGATCATCGCGGTGCCCGTGTACGCACCGCTGGTACGGCGCGGTTGGCCGTCCTGGTTGGCGACGACCGCGGTCGTGGCAGTCGGATGGCTCATCCTCGCGGTGCTCGCGCTGCTGCTGTTCGTGGCATCCGCCCAGTTCGTGCGCATGCTGCCCGACTATGCCGACCAGTTCCGGATCGCCGCCGGCGGCCTTCGGAGCCTGCTCGCCTCGCTGGGTCTCTCGGAGGCCGCCTCCGACGCCGCCGGGTCGGTGCTCTCACCCGACACCTTGGTCGCCTTCGCGACGTCGGTCGCCGACACGGTGCTCGGTATCGCCACCGCGTTCTTCTTCGTGTTCGCGTACGTCATCTTCATGGCCGCCGACGCGGCCCGATTCGCGCGGCTCGGCGTCGCGTTCGGACGCGGGGAACCCGACCGCATCGGGCGGCGGTACTTCTCGGGTGTGCGCCGCTACTACGTCGTGAACGCGACGTTCGGTGCGATCGTCGCCGTGCTCGACGGGCTCGCGCTGTGGTGGCTCGGCATCCCCATCCCGCTGGTGTGGGCCATCCTCGCGTTCGTCACCAACTTCGTGCCGAACATCGGGTTCGTGCTGGGGCTCATCCCGCCGGCGGTGCTCGCGCTCGTGGTCGGCGGGTGGCCGCTCGCGCTCGCCGTGATCGCCGTGTACTGCGTCGTCAACGTCGTGCTGCAGGTGCTGGTGCAGCCGAAGTTCGTGAGCGACGCGGTCGACCTGAGCCTCACGCTCTCGTTCTTCTCGGTCGTGTTCTGGGCGTTCGTGATCGGGCCGGTCGGGGCGATCCTGTCGATTCCGCTGACCCTGCTGGTGCGCGCGCTGCTCATCGCGCCCGAGGGGCGCGGCGGTGCGCTGTGGCGGTTGAGCGGCAACGCGGCGGCGGGCGCTCAGGATGCTGCGAAGCATCCGGATGCCTCGCCGCCCATCGAAGGGGGAGCCGATGTGGTGGAACCGGAAACGCGGACCTGA
- a CDS encoding AI-2E family transporter gives MPPAPDAPSDPGAPGATPPAIAHRTAFILLGLGGAAVASFGIAAIGSIFTAAFFALVLTICVHPIRTWMQGRGVPRGIATVSVLLAVVLLLGAFAGALFLSFAQFSSLLPSYLPQLQAALTDFGAWLEGLGIGAEQVQRILDSFDPTQVIAFLGGVLGGAAGFVSSAVILLTLLVLMAMDSSYASPLLEGIGRRRPWIAVGVGRFTSGVRRYMAVTTGLGAAQGVVNWIALAIMGIPGAPLWGILSFLCSFIPNIGYFIAIIPPLVFAALVGGWPLVVAVIVVYGLINGIIQSVIQPKVVGDAVSLSQSLTFISVLFWAVVLGPMGALLAVPLTLLVRMLLVDTDPRLNWIRPALGELDQTKLEMRVEDAAAKAERKARKSG, from the coding sequence GTGCCGCCCGCGCCCGACGCGCCCAGCGATCCCGGCGCGCCCGGCGCGACCCCGCCGGCCATCGCCCACCGCACCGCGTTCATCCTGCTCGGGCTGGGCGGTGCCGCGGTCGCCTCGTTCGGCATCGCCGCGATCGGATCGATCTTCACCGCGGCGTTCTTCGCGCTCGTGCTGACGATCTGCGTGCACCCGATCCGCACCTGGATGCAGGGTCGCGGGGTTCCGCGCGGCATCGCGACGGTGTCGGTGCTCCTCGCGGTCGTGCTGCTGCTCGGTGCGTTCGCGGGGGCGCTGTTCCTGTCGTTCGCGCAGTTCTCGTCGCTGCTGCCCTCGTATCTGCCGCAGCTGCAGGCCGCGCTGACCGACTTCGGCGCCTGGCTCGAAGGGCTCGGCATCGGCGCCGAGCAGGTGCAGCGCATCCTGGACTCGTTCGACCCGACGCAGGTGATCGCCTTCCTCGGCGGCGTGCTGGGCGGTGCGGCCGGGTTCGTCTCGTCGGCGGTGATCCTGCTCACCCTGCTCGTGCTGATGGCGATGGACTCGTCCTACGCGTCGCCGCTGCTCGAGGGCATCGGGCGCCGTCGGCCCTGGATCGCCGTCGGAGTGGGCCGGTTCACGTCGGGGGTGCGGCGCTACATGGCCGTGACCACCGGACTCGGCGCCGCCCAAGGCGTGGTGAACTGGATCGCGCTGGCGATCATGGGCATTCCGGGGGCGCCGCTGTGGGGCATCCTCTCGTTCCTGTGCAGCTTCATCCCCAACATCGGATACTTCATCGCGATCATCCCGCCGCTGGTGTTCGCCGCGCTCGTCGGCGGCTGGCCGCTCGTGGTGGCCGTGATCGTCGTGTACGGCCTCATCAACGGCATCATCCAGTCGGTCATCCAGCCGAAGGTGGTCGGCGACGCGGTGTCGCTCAGCCAGTCGCTCACGTTCATCTCGGTGCTGTTCTGGGCGGTCGTGCTCGGCCCGATGGGCGCACTGCTCGCGGTACCGCTCACGCTGCTGGTGCGGATGCTGCTCGTCGACACCGACCCCCGGCTGAACTGGATCAGACCCGCGCTCGGCGAGCTCGACCAGACCAAGCTCGAGATGCGGGTCGAGGATGCCGCGGCGAAGGCCGAGCGCAAGGCCCGCAAGTCGGGGTAG